In one window of Desulforhabdus amnigena DNA:
- a CDS encoding efflux transporter outer membrane subunit, giving the protein MIRKLFPLLAITAVFLTGCTMIPKYTRPEAPVSREWPSGSAYKETSAMPNAPLATDLRWREFFTDEKLQEIIGMALENNRDLRVAALNVERARALYRIQRAELLPTVDTTGNAIKQRVLTGNSNSTQSTVEQYSLNLGVSSWEIDFFGRIRSLEKQALEEFFATEHARRSAQILLISEVANAYLTLAADRENLQLAQSTLEAQQASYNLIQRRFEVGLAPKLDLRQVQQRVDTARVDVARYTGLAAQDENALNLLVGAPVPPDLLPEGLSAVKSLPDISPGLPSEVLLHRPDILQAESLLKAANANIGAARAAFFPRISLTTAIGTTSSDLSGLFKAGSDTWNYAANIALPIFDPATWSALKVSRTDREIAQNQYEKAIQGAFRDVADALAIKGTVGDQMEAQQSLVEATAETYQLSYARYEKGTDTYLSVLDAQRSLYSAQQGLISIRLARLANQVQLYAVLGGGTE; this is encoded by the coding sequence ATGATAAGGAAGTTGTTCCCCCTTTTGGCGATAACGGCCGTTTTTCTCACCGGCTGCACGATGATCCCGAAATACACACGGCCCGAGGCGCCGGTTTCCAGGGAGTGGCCGAGTGGCTCCGCCTACAAAGAGACCTCAGCCATGCCGAATGCTCCTCTCGCCACCGATCTGCGATGGCGGGAATTCTTCACCGATGAAAAGCTGCAAGAGATCATCGGCATGGCCCTGGAAAACAACCGCGATCTGCGGGTAGCAGCATTGAATGTGGAGAGGGCTCGCGCATTGTACCGCATCCAGCGCGCCGAACTTTTACCAACGGTGGATACGACCGGCAACGCCATCAAGCAGCGCGTTTTGACCGGCAATTCCAATTCCACTCAATCGACCGTGGAACAGTATAGCCTCAATCTGGGCGTCAGTTCCTGGGAGATTGACTTTTTCGGCCGCATCCGGAGCCTGGAAAAGCAGGCCCTGGAGGAATTTTTCGCCACGGAGCACGCCCGCCGCAGCGCACAGATCCTGCTGATATCCGAGGTTGCCAACGCTTACCTGACCCTCGCCGCTGACCGGGAAAACCTGCAACTGGCCCAGTCCACCCTCGAAGCCCAGCAGGCCTCCTACAATTTGATTCAACGGCGCTTTGAAGTGGGACTCGCGCCCAAGCTGGACCTTCGACAGGTTCAACAGAGAGTGGATACGGCGCGGGTGGACGTTGCCCGGTACACCGGACTGGCGGCTCAAGATGAGAATGCCCTGAACCTGCTGGTGGGCGCGCCTGTGCCGCCCGACCTGTTGCCCGAGGGGTTGAGCGCCGTCAAATCCCTGCCGGACATCTCACCCGGCCTGCCATCCGAAGTGCTCCTGCATCGCCCGGATATTCTTCAGGCCGAGAGCTTGCTCAAGGCAGCCAACGCCAATATCGGGGCCGCCCGGGCGGCTTTTTTCCCCCGCATTTCGCTCACGACCGCCATAGGCACCACAAGCAGCGACCTGTCGGGCCTCTTCAAAGCCGGTTCGGATACCTGGAATTACGCAGCCAACATCGCTCTACCGATTTTCGATCCTGCCACATGGTCGGCGCTCAAGGTAAGCAGGACGGACAGGGAGATCGCCCAGAATCAATACGAAAAGGCGATTCAAGGAGCATTCAGGGATGTTGCCGATGCGCTTGCCATCAAGGGGACCGTGGGGGATCAAATGGAAGCGCAGCAGTCCCTGGTGGAGGCCACCGCCGAAACCTACCAGCTCTCCTATGCCCGTTATGAGAAAGGGACCGATACCTACCTGAGCGTACTGGATGCGCAGCGCTCTCTCTACTCCGCACAGCAGGGGCTCATCTCCATACGCCTTGCAAGGCTTGCCAACCAGGTGCAGCTTTACGCAGTATTGGGCGGGGGGACGGAATAA
- a CDS encoding efflux RND transporter permease subunit, which produces MLSNFFLDRPVFAWVIAIIMMLAGGLAIYNLPISQYPPIAPPSIAIDAFYPGASAETVENSVVQIIEQKMTGFDKLLYMSATSDSSGAGRIELTFTPGTDPDLAWSQVQNKLQLAMASLPDVVQRQGVKVSKSTRNYLIIVGLVSEDGSMDGNDLRDYAQSNIEKVLARVPGVGEVESFGSQYAMRIWLNPEKLNDYKLTIDDVIGRLRSYNVEVSAGQFGAAPAMEGQRLNASIIVQNLLKTPDEFAAIPLRINPDGSIVRVRDVGRAELGTERYEMNALFNGKPSAAMAIRQAAGANALDTADAVRAKMEELSGYFPPGMKVIYPYDTTPFVKVAIEEVVKTLFEAILLVFLVMYLFMGNIRATLIPTMAVPVVILGTFAVLGLFGFSINMLTMFAMVLAIGLLVDDAIVVVENVERVMHEEGLPAKEATRKSMGEITSALIGIGLVLSAVFGPMAFFAGSTGVIYRQFSVTVIAAMLLSVLVALILTPVLCASLLKPIPKGHEPADNAFFLFRPFFRWFDRMFRRARDKFQAMVGHILGRKLRYLLIYVLLVAALGFLFQRMPTAYLPDEDQGIVFVQATLPAGSTLEQTDQVMNEVRDYFLEDEKETVATCLTLAGRGFSGAGQNVGLSFVKLRDWDERNRPDLKADALVRRAMARFAKIRNAQVFAFPPPAVVELGQAGGFDFQLQDRGGVGHEALTAARNQLLGMAKEDPRLTRVRPNGLEDVPQYRIDVDWEKAGALGVPIDAIHNTISAAFGSAYVNDFIQGGRVKRVYVQADAPYRMLPSDIEQLYVRNGAGTMTPFTSFSSGRWAYGSPRLERFNAFPSMNIWGSSPPGKSSGEAMQAMEEITSKLPKDIGFDWTGLSYQERMSKSQAPLLYAFSMIVIFLCLAALYESWTLPISIMLTLPLGVIGSIVAASLRGFPNDVYFQIGLLTVLGLTTKNAILIVQFAMDKVKEGMGLVEATLEGAKLRLRPIIMTSLAFGFGVLPLALATGAGAGAQTAIGTGVLGGMMAATFLATPFIPLFYVVVVQLFGKKKGSPTEAPVSEAVSPSEAQ; this is translated from the coding sequence ATGCTATCGAATTTCTTTCTGGATCGCCCGGTTTTTGCCTGGGTCATCGCCATCATCATGATGTTGGCGGGCGGGCTGGCGATCTACAATCTGCCCATCTCCCAGTATCCTCCCATCGCACCTCCCTCCATCGCCATTGACGCCTTCTATCCCGGCGCCTCCGCCGAAACGGTTGAAAACAGCGTGGTCCAGATCATCGAACAAAAAATGACCGGATTCGACAAGCTGCTCTACATGTCGGCCACAAGCGATTCGTCCGGCGCGGGGAGGATCGAGCTCACCTTTACGCCGGGAACCGATCCGGACCTCGCCTGGTCCCAGGTGCAGAACAAGCTCCAGCTCGCCATGGCAAGTTTGCCCGACGTGGTGCAGCGCCAGGGCGTCAAAGTCAGCAAATCCACGCGAAACTACCTCATCATCGTGGGCCTGGTGTCGGAAGACGGCAGCATGGATGGAAACGACTTGAGGGACTATGCCCAATCCAACATCGAGAAGGTACTGGCCCGGGTGCCGGGGGTGGGGGAAGTGGAAAGCTTCGGTTCCCAGTACGCCATGCGTATCTGGCTCAATCCCGAGAAGTTGAACGATTACAAGCTGACGATCGATGACGTCATCGGACGCCTGCGCAGCTACAATGTCGAGGTCTCCGCCGGACAGTTCGGCGCTGCACCGGCGATGGAAGGCCAGCGTCTGAACGCCTCCATCATCGTCCAGAACCTGCTCAAAACTCCGGATGAGTTCGCAGCCATTCCGCTGCGCATCAATCCGGACGGCTCCATCGTGCGCGTGCGGGATGTGGGACGTGCGGAACTGGGCACCGAGCGCTACGAAATGAATGCCCTCTTCAACGGCAAACCCAGCGCCGCCATGGCCATCCGGCAGGCCGCCGGCGCCAATGCGCTGGATACCGCCGATGCCGTGAGGGCGAAGATGGAGGAACTGTCCGGTTACTTTCCTCCCGGCATGAAGGTCATCTATCCCTATGACACGACGCCCTTTGTCAAAGTGGCCATAGAAGAGGTAGTGAAAACCCTCTTCGAAGCGATCCTGCTGGTCTTCCTGGTCATGTATCTTTTCATGGGAAATATCCGGGCCACCCTGATTCCGACCATGGCGGTACCCGTGGTTATCCTGGGGACCTTCGCCGTTCTGGGGCTGTTCGGGTTTTCCATCAACATGCTGACCATGTTTGCCATGGTGCTCGCCATTGGTCTCCTGGTGGACGATGCCATCGTCGTGGTGGAAAACGTGGAGCGGGTCATGCACGAGGAAGGGCTCCCGGCCAAGGAGGCGACCCGCAAATCCATGGGAGAGATCACCAGCGCGCTCATCGGAATCGGCCTGGTGCTCTCTGCGGTTTTCGGCCCCATGGCGTTCTTTGCGGGCTCGACGGGCGTCATCTACCGTCAGTTTTCGGTGACCGTCATTGCCGCCATGCTGCTTTCGGTTCTTGTGGCCCTCATTCTCACACCGGTCCTGTGCGCATCGCTCCTCAAGCCCATTCCCAAGGGCCATGAACCCGCGGACAACGCCTTCTTCCTTTTCCGCCCCTTTTTTCGGTGGTTCGACCGGATGTTCCGCAGAGCCCGGGACAAGTTCCAGGCCATGGTGGGTCATATCCTCGGCAGGAAGCTCCGCTACCTGCTCATTTACGTTCTCCTGGTGGCAGCCCTGGGGTTTCTCTTCCAGCGAATGCCCACCGCCTATCTCCCGGATGAAGACCAGGGTATCGTGTTCGTGCAGGCAACGCTGCCGGCGGGCTCGACCCTGGAGCAGACCGACCAGGTCATGAACGAGGTCCGAGACTATTTTCTGGAGGATGAAAAGGAAACGGTGGCCACCTGCTTAACCCTTGCAGGCCGGGGTTTTTCAGGCGCAGGGCAGAACGTCGGGTTGTCCTTTGTCAAGCTCAGGGATTGGGACGAGCGCAACCGCCCGGACCTCAAAGCCGATGCCCTGGTAAGGCGCGCCATGGCCAGGTTCGCCAAGATTCGCAATGCACAGGTGTTCGCCTTTCCACCGCCGGCAGTCGTTGAACTGGGCCAGGCGGGCGGGTTCGACTTCCAGTTGCAGGACCGGGGTGGAGTCGGCCACGAGGCATTGACAGCGGCACGCAACCAGTTGCTCGGCATGGCCAAAGAGGACCCGCGACTGACCCGCGTGCGCCCCAACGGCCTGGAGGACGTACCTCAATACCGCATCGACGTGGACTGGGAAAAGGCGGGTGCCCTGGGCGTTCCTATCGACGCCATCCACAACACCATCTCGGCGGCCTTCGGCAGCGCCTATGTCAACGACTTCATCCAGGGCGGACGGGTCAAGCGAGTCTACGTTCAGGCCGATGCCCCCTACCGCATGCTGCCAAGTGACATCGAGCAACTCTACGTGCGCAATGGGGCGGGCACTATGACGCCTTTCACCTCTTTCTCCTCGGGCCGCTGGGCTTATGGGTCTCCCCGGCTGGAACGCTTCAATGCCTTCCCGTCGATGAACATTTGGGGCTCCTCTCCGCCGGGGAAGAGCTCGGGGGAAGCGATGCAGGCCATGGAGGAAATCACTTCGAAGCTTCCCAAGGACATCGGGTTTGACTGGACAGGACTCTCCTACCAGGAGCGGATGTCAAAGTCCCAGGCTCCTCTGCTGTACGCCTTTTCCATGATCGTGATTTTTCTCTGCCTGGCGGCGCTCTACGAGAGCTGGACCCTGCCCATTTCGATCATGCTGACTCTTCCGCTGGGAGTCATCGGCAGCATTGTGGCCGCATCGCTTCGTGGATTCCCCAACGATGTCTATTTCCAGATCGGGCTTCTGACTGTTTTGGGACTCACGACCAAAAACGCCATTTTGATTGTTCAGTTCGCCATGGATAAGGTCAAGGAGGGCATGGGGCTGGTCGAGGCCACGCTGGAAGGGGCGAAATTGAGGCTCCGTCCCATCATCATGACCTCGCTGGCCTTCGGGTTCGGCGTCCTTCCCCTGGCCCTTGCAACCGGCGCAGGTGCGGGGGCACAGACGGCCATCGGCACCGGTGTCCTGGGTGGAATGATGGCCGCCACCTTCCTGGCGACTCCATTCATCCCTCTGTTCTACGTGGTGGTGGTTCAACTGTTCGGCAAGAAGAAAGGCTCCCCGACGGAAGCACCCGTTTCGGAGGCAGTAAGCCCATCGGAGGCACAGTGA
- a CDS encoding efflux RND transporter periplasmic adaptor subunit: MQLNKSDYEPLRWTLALAALMSLLMLGGCEKGNAQQQQAPPPLPEVATVTIEPRRVELTTELPGRTSPYLVSEIRPQVNGIIQKRQFREGSDVKAGQLLYQIDPAPFQVALDSAKASLGKAQANLPSIRSRAERYKELLVDKAVSRQDYDDAAAAVEQAKAEIEYWKTQVEAARINLGYTQVNAPISGRIGKSSVTDGALVTAYQAASLATIQQLDPIYVDVTQSSAELLRLKRNLETGQLSADGKNGKSVRILLEDGTPYPMEGKLQFRDVTVDPATGSYTVRIVVPNPEHLLLPGMFVRAVVQEGIAEQAILVPQQGVSRNPKGESIALVVDEAGTVQQRILTLNRAIGNQWLVSSGLSAGDRVIIEGMLNVRPGIAVKDVSLNNKQTTAEAIPNADTTQSPQTGAASAGPRADTAAPNKKSRPEQAK; this comes from the coding sequence ATGCAACTGAACAAGAGCGATTATGAACCACTCAGATGGACTTTGGCTTTGGCGGCCCTAATGAGCCTTCTTATGCTGGGGGGGTGCGAAAAAGGAAATGCGCAACAGCAGCAGGCTCCCCCCCCACTCCCGGAAGTGGCCACGGTGACCATCGAGCCGCGGAGGGTCGAGTTGACCACCGAGCTGCCGGGGCGTACGTCTCCCTACCTTGTCTCGGAAATCCGGCCGCAGGTCAACGGCATCATCCAGAAGCGCCAGTTCAGGGAAGGTTCCGATGTCAAGGCGGGGCAGCTGCTTTACCAGATCGATCCCGCTCCCTTTCAGGTAGCTCTCGACTCCGCCAAGGCATCGCTCGGCAAAGCGCAGGCCAACCTGCCGTCCATCCGGTCGAGGGCCGAACGCTACAAGGAATTGCTCGTCGATAAAGCGGTCAGCAGGCAGGACTATGACGATGCCGCAGCTGCCGTGGAACAGGCCAAAGCCGAGATTGAATACTGGAAAACACAGGTTGAGGCGGCCCGCATCAATCTGGGCTACACCCAGGTCAACGCCCCCATTTCCGGGCGCATCGGCAAGTCCAGCGTAACGGACGGGGCGCTGGTGACAGCTTATCAGGCGGCATCCCTTGCAACCATTCAGCAGCTGGACCCCATTTACGTGGACGTGACCCAGTCGTCCGCCGAACTGCTCCGCCTGAAGCGCAACCTGGAAACCGGCCAGCTCAGTGCCGATGGGAAAAACGGGAAATCCGTCCGTATTCTCCTGGAGGACGGAACACCGTATCCCATGGAAGGCAAGCTGCAATTCCGCGACGTCACGGTGGACCCAGCTACAGGGTCTTACACCGTGCGCATCGTGGTCCCCAACCCAGAACATCTGCTCCTGCCGGGCATGTTCGTGCGGGCTGTCGTGCAGGAAGGGATCGCGGAACAGGCCATCCTGGTCCCTCAGCAAGGGGTGAGCCGCAACCCGAAGGGAGAATCCATCGCGCTGGTCGTGGATGAGGCCGGCACGGTCCAGCAGCGCATACTGACCCTCAATCGAGCCATCGGAAACCAATGGCTCGTCTCTTCGGGCCTCTCCGCCGGAGACCGCGTGATCATCGAAGGCATGCTGAACGTGCGGCCGGGCATCGCCGTGAAGGACGTTTCCCTGAACAACAAACAGACCACCGCAGAAGCTATCCCGAATGCGGATACGACCCAATCGCCGCAAACCGGTGCCGCCTCAGCCGGCCCCAGAGCCGACACGGCAGCCCCGAACAAGAAGAGCCGGCCTGAGCAAGCGAAATAA
- a CDS encoding TetR/AcrR family transcriptional regulator, which yields MKKEKLTRREREKLRQRQEILAAALDLFSEKGYHNVSMHEIAGKAEFAIGTLYKFFQNKEDLYKALVLEKCDTFEKVMVQAIEASDDEVEKLRNYVMTKGERFRSNLPFVRLFLAESKGASFNIKAGLDEELRKRMYGFLERLASIFESGIKNKRFKPISSPYSLAVALDSVLDAFLLLWLDAPERHPYPEDPDTILDIFFKGLIES from the coding sequence ATGAAAAAAGAAAAGCTCACAAGGCGGGAAAGGGAGAAATTGCGACAACGTCAGGAAATCCTCGCGGCCGCCTTGGATCTTTTTTCCGAGAAGGGATATCACAATGTTTCCATGCACGAGATCGCCGGGAAGGCTGAGTTCGCTATCGGAACACTCTACAAATTCTTCCAGAACAAAGAGGATCTCTACAAGGCCCTTGTTCTGGAAAAATGCGACACATTTGAAAAGGTCATGGTGCAGGCGATCGAGGCGTCGGATGACGAGGTTGAAAAACTGCGCAACTACGTCATGACCAAAGGTGAAAGGTTTCGCAGCAATCTTCCCTTTGTTCGCCTCTTTCTCGCCGAAAGCAAGGGGGCGAGCTTCAACATCAAGGCGGGTCTGGATGAAGAGTTGAGAAAACGCATGTACGGTTTCCTGGAAAGGCTCGCCTCGATTTTCGAGAGCGGAATCAAAAACAAGCGGTTCAAGCCAATTTCCAGCCCCTATTCCCTGGCTGTAGCTCTCGACAGCGTCCTCGATGCTTTTCTCCTCCTCTGGCTCGATGCGCCCGAGAGGCATCCTTACCCGGAAGATCCGGATACCATCCTGGATATCTTTTTCAAAGGACTGATTGAATCGTGA
- a CDS encoding transglutaminase family protein: MVKIKGILKLITYASVLTGYAAVMRYVEIYISLSFAALLFFSVYLEIRKTFEIPRWILNGISFLVLLFFAFRISAIHLIEPILNALLILAAIKLLEEKKFRDYMQILVLCMFLLVGSSLISLSSVFLIYFSILIILSTFSLILLAYFSQAEDLAVNRGDILKIFHQALLICGITLPLCIVFFIILPRTNYPLFNFLSRPETSRAGFSDEVALGEVSNIQENNQVVLRAEMSKVEEHDLYWRGIVLDTFDGSAWRTDSSRPEMPLPPLDGHQITQTIYLEPYGNRYLFALDKPVHISGEGVRKSGDLTYTLRTPLEKRTRYRAISVMAPWIPETGMDWDRYLQLPPGFSPRILEFVKTLKEGVRGNDWIKTLQHLFTGGGYKYSLQDLPVSETPLEDFLFVYRRGNCEYFASALAVMLRMGGVPSRVVGGYRGGYYNRAGGYYLVLQSNAHVWVEAYLNDGWLRIDPTPPHAENATMRSLEGGSMRLKLMLDTFNYYWNKWVISYDLNKQLQILDAVRSSFEKPHLKWGMSKRALLQYIFLPLLLLTLGFCGYLFHVHRKKGPHEKIVAQFLRKMASHGYEKGKGEGLEEFIRRVEDKALQDNARLFVDEFEQIYYKDMKFTRQAISSLKNHIRKL; encoded by the coding sequence ATGGTGAAAATTAAAGGTATTCTGAAGCTTATAACCTATGCATCCGTTCTCACGGGTTATGCGGCCGTGATGCGATATGTGGAAATCTATATTTCACTTTCTTTTGCGGCCCTGCTCTTTTTTTCGGTCTACCTGGAAATCCGGAAAACTTTCGAGATCCCACGCTGGATATTGAACGGCATTTCCTTTCTCGTCCTCCTGTTTTTCGCTTTCAGAATATCCGCCATCCATCTCATCGAACCCATCCTGAACGCACTCCTCATCCTCGCCGCCATCAAGCTGCTCGAAGAAAAGAAATTCCGGGACTACATGCAGATCCTTGTGCTCTGCATGTTTCTCCTCGTCGGATCGAGCCTCATATCTCTCAGTTCTGTTTTCCTGATCTATTTCTCCATTTTGATCATCCTATCCACCTTTTCCCTGATACTGCTCGCTTATTTTTCCCAAGCAGAAGACCTCGCCGTCAATAGAGGAGACATCCTCAAAATTTTCCATCAGGCCCTCCTCATCTGCGGCATCACTCTTCCCCTCTGTATCGTTTTTTTCATCATACTCCCTCGAACCAACTATCCTCTTTTCAATTTCCTCAGCAGACCCGAAACTTCCCGGGCCGGCTTCAGTGACGAGGTCGCTCTGGGAGAAGTTTCGAATATTCAGGAAAACAACCAGGTCGTATTACGGGCCGAAATGTCCAAAGTGGAAGAACACGATCTCTACTGGCGCGGCATTGTGCTCGATACATTCGACGGCTCCGCCTGGAGGACGGATTCCTCCAGGCCGGAAATGCCTCTCCCTCCCCTCGACGGACACCAGATCACTCAAACCATTTATCTCGAACCCTACGGCAACCGGTATCTTTTTGCCCTGGATAAACCCGTCCACATTTCCGGAGAGGGCGTCAGGAAATCGGGAGACCTGACCTACACACTGCGGACGCCGCTCGAGAAGCGCACGAGGTACCGGGCGATTTCCGTAATGGCCCCGTGGATTCCGGAAACGGGAATGGACTGGGACCGATATTTGCAACTTCCCCCCGGTTTTTCTCCCCGCATTCTGGAGTTCGTGAAAACTTTGAAAGAGGGCGTCAGGGGGAATGACTGGATTAAAACGCTTCAACATCTCTTCACGGGGGGCGGCTATAAATATTCTCTTCAGGACCTGCCCGTTTCGGAAACACCCCTGGAAGATTTTCTCTTCGTTTACAGGCGGGGAAACTGCGAATACTTTGCATCCGCTCTGGCCGTGATGCTGAGAATGGGAGGGGTTCCATCCCGCGTGGTCGGAGGGTACAGGGGAGGCTATTACAATAGGGCGGGAGGCTATTACCTCGTCCTCCAGAGCAATGCTCATGTCTGGGTCGAAGCCTACCTGAACGATGGCTGGCTTCGAATCGATCCGACGCCACCCCACGCTGAAAATGCAACCATGAGGTCGCTTGAGGGTGGCTCCATGCGACTGAAGCTGATGCTGGATACGTTCAACTACTACTGGAACAAATGGGTCATCAGCTACGACCTCAATAAGCAATTGCAGATTCTCGACGCCGTACGGTCGAGCTTCGAAAAGCCCCATTTGAAGTGGGGCATGAGCAAAAGAGCCCTGCTCCAATACATTTTTCTTCCTCTGCTTCTCCTGACTTTGGGTTTCTGCGGCTACCTCTTCCATGTCCACCGCAAGAAAGGCCCTCACGAAAAAATCGTCGCGCAGTTCTTGAGAAAGATGGCGTCACACGGCTATGAAAAGGGCAAGGGGGAAGGGCTGGAAGAATTTATCCGGCGGGTTGAAGATAAAGCGCTTCAGGATAACGCCCGTCTCTTCGTGGATGAGTTTGAGCAGATCTATTACAAGGACATGAAATTTACAAGGCAAGCCATCTCAAGCCTCAAGAATCACATAAGAAAGCTTTGA
- a CDS encoding DUF58 domain-containing protein, with product MTILIGFSAVNTGNNLVYIVTSALLSYMVVSGIFGRKNLCGMDILLEFPDEIYAKTDVPVGIKLINHRKFMPAFLIKIALQDQEILIPFVGAKSSELHRLTMCFKKRGTNVVEKIRISSVFPFSFFTRYKTLDQEHRLVVFPKPLKCRLLQCHDHRTRAKGDLSADLAGFEADLLSIRNYVPGDPLRYISWKSTAKTGQLKTKELSSVDMQHFMIDLDRMEKKDLESVISCVTYTVLKMVRSRIPIGLCIGGETFKPNMTTAHKLRLLEKLALYGEN from the coding sequence TTGACCATCCTGATAGGCTTTTCAGCCGTGAATACGGGAAACAATCTGGTCTATATCGTCACTTCCGCCCTTTTGAGCTACATGGTGGTTTCGGGGATTTTCGGAAGAAAGAATCTATGCGGAATGGACATCCTTCTGGAATTTCCCGATGAAATTTATGCGAAAACCGATGTCCCCGTAGGAATCAAGCTCATAAATCACAGAAAGTTCATGCCCGCCTTTTTGATCAAGATCGCCCTGCAGGACCAGGAAATTCTCATCCCCTTTGTCGGCGCCAAATCGAGTGAACTCCACCGACTGACCATGTGCTTTAAAAAGAGAGGCACGAATGTTGTGGAGAAGATTCGCATTTCCTCTGTTTTTCCTTTCAGCTTTTTCACACGGTATAAAACCCTGGATCAGGAACACCGGCTCGTCGTTTTCCCAAAACCCCTCAAATGCCGGCTACTCCAGTGCCACGACCATCGGACCCGCGCAAAAGGCGATCTTTCCGCAGACCTGGCCGGATTTGAAGCGGATCTCCTTTCCATCAGAAATTATGTTCCAGGAGATCCTCTCAGGTACATCAGTTGGAAGTCCACCGCCAAAACGGGTCAGTTGAAGACCAAAGAACTTTCCTCTGTGGATATGCAACATTTCATGATCGATTTGGATCGGATGGAAAAAAAGGACCTCGAATCCGTCATTTCGTGCGTTACCTATACTGTGCTCAAGATGGTCCGGTCGCGCATCCCCATAGGCCTCTGTATAGGTGGAGAGACATTCAAGCCGAACATGACGACGGCACACAAGCTGAGACTTCTTGAAAAGCTTGCATTGTATGGTGAAAATTAA